Proteins encoded by one window of Pseudorca crassidens isolate mPseCra1 chromosome 3, mPseCra1.hap1, whole genome shotgun sequence:
- the SLU7 gene encoding pre-mRNA-splicing factor SLU7 — MSAVAMDAGNAATLSGSKEMSLEEPKKMTREDWRKKKELEEQRKLGNAPAEVDEEGKDINPHIPQYISSVPWYIDPSKRPTLKHQRPQPEKQKQYSSSGDWYKRGVKENSVTTKYRKGACENCGAMTHKRKDCFERPRRVGAKFTGTNIAPDEHIQPQLMFDYDGKRDRWNGYNPEEHMKIVEEYAKVDLAKRTLKAQKLQEELASGKLVEQANSPKHQWGEEEPNSQTEKDHNSEDEDEDKYADDIDMPGQNFDSKRRITVRNLRIREDIAKYLRNLDPNSAYYDPKTRAMRENPYANAGKNPDEVSYAGDNFVRYTGDTISMAQTQLFAWEAYDKGSEVHLQADPTKLELLYKSFKVKKEDFKEQQKESILEKYGGQEHLDAPPAELLLAQTEDYVEYSRHGTVIKGQERAVASSKYEEDMKIHNHTHIWGSYWKEGRWGYKCCHSFFKYSYCTGEAGKETANSEECIINDTTGEESVKKPQTLMEMHQEKLKEEKKKKKKKRKHRKSSSESDDEEKKHEKLKKALNAEEARLLHVKEIMQIDERKRPYSSIYETREPTEEEMEAYRMKRQRPDDPMASFLGQ; from the exons ATGTCAGCTGTAGCCATGGATGCAGGTAATGCGGCCACCCTTTCGGGGTCCAAAGAAATGAGTTTGGAGGAACCAAAGAAGATGACCAGAGaggactggagaaagaagaaggagCTAGAAGAACAGCGAAAATTGGGTAATGCCCCTGCAGAAGTTGATGAAGAAGGAAA agACATCAATCCTCATATTCCTCAGTATATTTCTTCAGTGCCATGGTATATTGATCCATCAAAAAGGCCTACTTTAAAGCACCAGAGACCACAgccagagaaacaaaagcagtaTAGCTCATCTGGAGACTGGTACAAGAGGGGTGTAAAAGAG AATTCCGTAACTACTAAGTACCGCAAAGGAGCATGTGAAAACTGTGGAGCCATGACACACAAAAGGAAAGACTGCTTTGAG AGACCTAGGCGAGTTGGAGCAAAATTTACAGGTACTAATATAGCTCCAGATGAACACATCCAGCCTCAGCTGATGTTTGACTATGATGGGAAGAGGGATCGGTGGAACGGCTACAATCCAGAAGAACACATGAAAATTGTAGAAGAGTATGCGAAAGTTGATCTG gcAAAACGAACGCTGAAAGCTCAAAAACTCCAAGAAGAATTAGCCTCAGGAAAATTAGTGGAACAGGCT AATTCTCCAAAACaccagtggggagaagaggaACCAAATTCTCAGACG gAAAAAGATCATAACAGTGAAGATGAGGATGAAGAtaaatatgcagatgacattgaCATGCCTGGACAGAATTTTGACTCTAAGAGACGAATTACTGTCCGGAATCTCAGGATTCGAGAAGATATTGCAAAA tattTGCGGAATTTAGATCCAAATTCTGCTTACTATGATCCCAAAACCAGAGCGATGAGAGAGAATCCCTATGCCAATGCAGGAAAGAATCCAGATGA AGTGAGCTACGCGGGGGATAACTTTGTTAGATACACAGGTGATACCATTTCAATGGCTCAGACACAAT TGTTTGCTTGGGAAGCCTATGACAAGGGGTCTGAAGTGCATCTGCAAGCTGATCCTACAAAACTAGAGCTGTTGTATAAGTCCTTCAAAGTCAAGAAAGAAGACTTCAAAGAACAGCAGAAAGAAAGCATCCTGGAAAAG TACGGTGGCCAAGAACACTTGGATGCCCCTCCAGCTGAACTGCTTTTAGCTCAGACCGAAGACTACGTGGAGTACTCAAGACATGGGACAGTCATCAAAGGACAGGAGCGGGCTGTTGCCTCCTCCAAGTATGAGGAGGATATGAAGATCCACAATCATACT cATATCTGGGGCTCTTACTGGAAAGAAGGCCGTTGGGGATACAAATGCTGTCACTCTTTTTTCAAGTATTCCTATTGTACTGGCGAAGCTGGGAAGGAGACTGCT AATTCAGAGGAGTGTATTATAAATGATACAACTGGAGAAGAATCTGTGAAAAAACCGCAGACCCTCATGGAG ATGCATCAGGAAAAactaaaagaggagaaaaagaagaaaaagaagaagaggaagcatCGAAAGAGCAGTTCAGAGAGTGATGACgaagaaaagaaacatgaaaaattgaAAAAG GCACTGAATGCAGAGGAGGCCCGTCTTCTTCATGTCAAGGAGATCATGCAGATTGATGAGAGGAAGCGGCCTTACAGTAGCATATATGAAACTCGGGAACCCACtgaagaggaaatggaggcctACAGAATGAAGCGTCAGAGGCCAGATGACCCCATGGCCTCCTTCCTCGGACAGTAG
- the FAM200C gene encoding protein FAM200C, producing MSKKRKWDDDYVRYWFTCTTEVDGTQRPQCVLCNSVFSNADLRPSKLSDHFNRQHGGIGGHDLNSLKHVPTPSDQSETLKAFGVASQEDTLLQASYQFAYLCAKEKNPHTIAEKLVKPCALEIAQIVLGPDAQKKLQQVSLSDDVIHSRIDEMSQDILQQVLEDIKASPLKVGIQLAETTDMDDCSQLMAFVRYIKEREIVEEFLFCEPLQLTVKGKAVFNLFRDFFLKHKIALDVCGSVCTDGASSILGENSEFVSCMKKEVPHIVITHCLLNPHELVTKTLPTKLRDALFTVVRVINFIKGRAPNHRLFQAFFEEIGIEYSVLLFHTEMRWLSRGQILTHIFEMYEEINQFLHHQSSNLVDGFENKEFKIHLAYLADLFKHLNELSASMQRTGMNTVSAREKLSAFVRKFPFWLKRIEKRNFTNFPFLEEIVVSDNEAICIAAEITVHLQQLSNFFHGYFSVGDLDEASKWILDPFLFNLDFVDDGYLMKNDLAELRASGQILMEFETMKLEDFWCAQFTVFPSLAKTALKILIPFATTYLCELGFSSLLHFKTKSRSYVNMSDDIRVAISKKVPRFSDIIEQKLQLQKSL from the coding sequence ATGTCGAAGAAACGCAAATGGGACGATGACTATGTTCGTTACTGGTTCACCTGCACAACGGAGGTTGATGGAACTCAACGCCCACAGTGTGTATTGTGTAACTCTGTATTTTCAAACGCTGACCTCCGACCATCAAAACTGTCTGACCATTTTAACAGACAGCATGGTGGTATAGGTGGGCACGATCTCAATAGCCTGAAACATGTGCCAACACCATCTGATCAGAGTGAAACCCTGAAAGCATTTGGAGTTGCATCTCAGGAGGATACCTTACTACAGGCATCATATCAGTTTGCGTATTTATGTGCCAAGGAGAAGAATCCTCATACAATAGCTGAAAAATTAGTGAAACCTTGTGCCCTGGAAATAGCACAAATAGTTTTGGGACCAGATGCACAAAAGAAGCTTCAGCAGGTATCCTTATCAGATGATGTGATCCATTCTAGGATTGATGAAATGAGCCAGGATATCTTACAGCAAGTTCTCGAAGATATCAAAGCCAGTCCTCTGAAAGTGGGTATTCAGCTTGCTGAGACAACAGACATGGATGACTGCAGTCAGCTAATGGCATTTGTGCGGTACATAAAGGAAAGAGAGATCGTAGAAGAATTCCTGTTCTGTGAACCATTGCAGTTAACAGTGAAGGGAAAAGCTGTGTTCAATCTGTTCAGAGACTTCTTTTTGAAGCATAAGATAGCACTCGATGTATGTGGCTCTGTTTGTACTGACGGTGCCTCTTCTATCCTAGGAGAAAATTCAGAATTTGTTTCCTGTATGAAAAAAGAGGTACCTCATATCGTGATCACACATTGTTTGTTGAACCCTCATGAACTTGTCACAAAGACACTGCCTACAAAACTGAGGGATGCGCTTTTTACTGTGGTGAGAGTAATAAATTTTATCAAAGGGCGAGCTCCAAATCATCGCCTGTTTCAGgctttttttgaagaaattggaATAGAGTATAGTGTTCTCCTTTTCCATACTGAAATGAGGTGGCTTTCCCGAGGCCAAATACTTACtcatatttttgaaatgtatgaAGAAATAAATCAGTTTCTTCACCACCAAAGCAGCAATTTAGTTGATGGCTTTGAAAACAAAGAGTTCAAAATTCACCTAGCATACCTTGCAGATTTATTCAAACACCTAAATGAACTTAGTGCATCTATGCAAAGGACTGGAATGAACACAGTATCAGCTAGAGAGAAGTTGTCTGCTTTTGTTAGGAAGTTTCCATTTTGGCTAAAACGaattgagaaaagaaattttaccAACTTTCCTTTTCTTGAAGAAATTGTTGTTTCAGATAATGAAGCAATATGCATTGCAGCTGAAATAACAGTGCACCTGCAACAGTTGAGCAACTTCTTCCACGGATATTTCTCTGTTGGAGATCTTGATGAGGCAAGTAAATGGATACTGgatccatttctttttaatttggacTTTGTTGATGATGGCTATTTAATGAAAAATGATCTTGCTGAATTACGAGCTAGTGGCCAAATCCTAATGGAATTTGAGACAATGAAGCTTGAGGATTTCTGGTGTGCTCAATTCACAGTGTTTCCAAGCCTAGCAAAGACAGCTCTAAAAATCCTTATACCGTTTGCAACTACATATCTTTGTGAGTTGGGATTTTCATCACTcttgcattttaaaacaaagtccagAAGCTACGTGAATATGAGTGATGACATCCGTGTGGCTATTTCAAAAAAAGTTCCTCGTTTCTCAGACATCATTGAACAAAAACTACAGCTACAGAAGTCACTGTAA